A genomic window from Antedon mediterranea chromosome 4, ecAntMedi1.1, whole genome shotgun sequence includes:
- the LOC140046862 gene encoding uncharacterized protein isoform X1: MAEALPPEESNGTLASGDDVLVGICVTSETIAQQTSNDAETMLGFILANISTTAQSMRGLMHVQLDTLPQSFKFYTKQGWPVASIQEALIKIQHLINENGVIKIQPGFVDRPRVGIITKDGTALGFVFVSSLTLMVSDLRRAVASQLGGRSWSCTTDIIFLDRNQWPICPSQESSLSVLDIISGASVYVFGAGADRREEVVEPMEEIDSSDSPPQKVLKPTPTRVHSHSHQPSTSSLTVVNHSASKSPSLPRTQPNSPVPFENEQLAKEVVISYVRAEATQCALDLKEGLEEEGFSVYLDVHEIRCGTDWQDSLNFAVSNCEVFLPLLTPAYGQTQWTNREIKLADVLGKFIVPVNFLDTWPPGCLAIQFATTQFIAWKRPDLSNVKSKKPLSDNSAFGKMAKYSSETRTTKILMSSFHGKVISGQSGNGEKTYSWDMTDIQYVSGEVAERFKDLRDKQTENGLTRRATMLKSYGSVLPNSASRSSFVTMESREGKPLVVIGVHPKQAYFADEIKKLFEGEGYEVWCTTELMEFSDFSATQGSSQSSDSTIPVICTQDMSAESRSKVMFQQRVDESGIVLFVLSKAFAESKTCKQQVFYCEHRKRVVPLNYEHFEMPGWMSMLIGTSTFEDVQRTGYKDSLLSRVKKAFDPKEFEAEATKEAEFDNHVHDLKCSLPLKKCVYISGGTRFFYDKSEQICRAIGKSLAKIDYIGLATGGFFGVGKLVSRSFYDTRIQLKKPANTWHILPIKDYEDRSKQGSQNEDKTFRSVNFGETLFHGESVRDRENIVSQVFDICILIEGGPGAAHEAEQFAWSEHVVIPVKCTGGAAGGKFNVPEKIFKVPDGVSSDDWELLGDKNAGIDEIGDAVARIVVALQKKKESTNTSVLQASRKASFCKMKAISVDDEIRPSLD; this comes from the exons ATGGCAGAAGCGCTTCCACCTG AAGAAAGCAATGGTACTCTAGCCAGTGGGGATGATGTACTTGTTGGCATATGCGTCACAAGTGAAACGATCGCCCAGCAGACTAGCAACGATGCAGAGACAATGTTAGGATTTATTTTAGCGAACATATCTACTACGGCGCAGTCAATGAGAGGACTCATGCACGTGCAATTGGATACACTTCCACAATCTTTCAAGTTCTATACCAAACAAGG ATGGCCTGTAGCATCAATACAAGAAGCTCTAATTAAAATTCAACATCTTATCAATGAAAACGGCGTCATTAAAATTCAGCCTGGATTTG TAGATCGGCCTAGAGTTGGAATTATTACGAAAGATGGAACTGCCTTAGGCTTTGTATTTGTCTCCAGCTTAACATTAATGGTTTCTGATCTCAGACGAGCTGTAGCCTCTCAG CTTGGTGGCAGGTCATGGTCATGTACTACAGATATAATCTTCTTAGATCGTAACCAATGGCCAATCTGCCCATCACAAGAATCTTCTTTATCAGTTCTTGATATCATATCTGGTGCTAGTGTTTATGTATTTGGTGCTGGTGCCGACAGACGAGAGGAGGTTGTTGAGCCAATGGAAGAAATAGACTCTTCAGACTCGCCTCCACAGAAGGTGCTTAAACC AACACCGACACGTGTACATAGTCATAGTCATCAACCATCAACTTCTTCTCTAACTGTTGTCAATCATTCTGCTTCAAAATCCCCTTCTTTGCCACGAACACAACCAAACTCACCTGTGCCATTTGAAAATGAGCAACTAGCCAAGGAAGTTGTGATTAGTTACGTTAGAGCAGAGGCAACACAATGTGCTTTGGATTTGAAAGAAGGTTTAGAAGAAGAGGGGTTCAGTGTTTATCTA GATGTACATGAGATACGATGTGGAACAGACTGGCAAGACAGTTTAAACTTTGCTGTTAGTAATTGTGAAGTATTTCTTCCACTCCTAACTCCAGCTTATGGTCAAACACAATGGACAAATAGAGAG ATCAAATTAGCAGATGTACTCGGGAAGTTTATAGTTCCAGTAAACTTTCTAGACACGTGGCCTCCTGGGTGTCTTGCTATTCAGTTTGCAACCACGCAGTTCATTGCATGGAAAAGGCCTGATCTTTCTAACG TTAAGTCTAAGAAACCACTATCAGACAACAGCGCATTtgggaaaatggcaaaatacTCCTCAG AGACAAGGACTACAAAAATTCTGATGTCTTCCTTTCATGGGAAAGTTATATCAG GCCAGTCAGGCAATGGAGAGAAAACGTATTCATGGGACATGACtgatatacaatatgtatctgGAGAAGTTGCTGAAAGGTTTAAAGATTTGAGGGACAAACAGACAGAGAATGGACTGACAAGGAGG GCCACAATGTTGAAGAGTTATGGTTCAGTTCTCCCAAATAGTGCTAGTAGGAGCTCATTTGTTACCATGGAGAGCAGAGAAGGAAAACCATTGGTTGTCATTGGTGTACATCCAAAGCAAGCATATTTC gcggatgaaattaaaaaattgtttgaaGGTGAGGGATATGAGGTATGGTGTACAACAGAACTAATGGAGTTCAGTGACTTCAGTGCTACACAAGGGTCTTCACAATCATCAG ATTCAACTATACCTGTAATCTGCACACAAGACATGTCAGCTGAGAGTCGGTCAAAGGTCATGTTTCAGCAGAGAGTGGATGAATCTGGTATAGTGTTATTTGTTCTTTCAAAGGCTTTTGCTGAATCAAAGACTTGCAAACAACAG gTGTTTTATTGCGAACATCGTAAACGTGTTGTACCTTTGAATTACGAACACTTTGAAATGCCTGGATGGATGTCCATGTTAATAGGAACAAGTACATTTGAG GATGTGCAGCGTACAGGGTATAAAGACTCCCTCTTGAGTCGAGTTAAGAAAGCATTTGATCCCAAGGAGTTTGAAGCGGAGGCTACTAAAGAGGCAGAATTTGATAATCAT GTGCACGACTTAAAATGCTCACTTCCCttgaaaaaatgtgtttacatcTCTGGAGGAACACGCTTTTTTTATGATAAAAGTGAACAGATCTGCCG AGCTATAGGTAAATCATTAGCAAAAATAGATTACATTGGTTTGGCAACAGGCGGTTTCTTTGGCGTTGGTAAACTAGTCTCTAGGAGTTTCTATGACACCAGAATACAGCTCAAGAAACCAGCAAATACATGGCATATACTACCAATCAAAGATTATGAA GACCGCAGTAAACAGGGTAGTCAAAACGAAGACAAGACATTTCGCAGTGTGAATTTTGGTGAAACATTGTTTCACGGTGAGAGTGTGCGAGACCGTGAGAACATTGTATCACAAGTATTTGACATCTGTATCCTTATTGAGG GAGGTCCAGGTGCAGCACACGAAGCCGAGCAGTTTGCATGGAGTGAGCATGTTGTCATTCCAGTCAAGTGCACTGGTGGAGCAGCTGGCGGAAAGTTTAATGTTCCTGAAAAAATATTCAAg GTACCAGATGGTGTAAGTTCAGATGACTGGGAGTTGCTAGGGGATAAAAATGCCGGAATTGATGAAATAGGAGACGCTGTTGCTAGGATAGTTGTAGCATTACAGAAGAAGAAAGAGTCAACAAACACATCAGTGTTACAAGCCAGCCGAAAAGCTAGCTTTTGTAAAATGAAAGCGATTAGTGTTGATGATGAAATTAGGCCAAGTCTTGATTAA
- the LOC140046862 gene encoding uncharacterized protein isoform X3, with protein sequence MAEALPPEESNGTLASGDDVLVGICVTSETIAQQTSNDAETMLGFILANISTTAQSMRGLMHVQLDTLPQSFKFYTKQGWPVASIQEALIKIQHLINENGVIKIQPGFVDRPRVGIITKDGTALGFVFVSSLTLMVSDLRRAVASQLGGRSWSCTTDIIFLDRNQWPICPSQESSLSVLDIISGASVYVFGAGADRREEVVEPMEEIDSSDSPPQKVLKPTPTRVHSHSHQPSTSSLTVVNHSASKSPSLPRTQPNSPVPFENEQLAKEVVISYVRAEATQCALDLKEGLEEEGFSVYLDVHEIRCGTDWQDSLNFAVSNCEVFLPLLTPAYGQTQWTNREIKLADVLGKFIVPVNFLDTWPPGCLAIQFATTQFIAWKRPDLSNVKSKKPLSDNSAFGKMAKYSSGQSGNGEKTYSWDMTDIQYVSGEVAERFKDLRDKQTENGLTRRATMLKSYGSVLPNSASRSSFVTMESREGKPLVVIGVHPKQAYFADEIKKLFEGEGYEVWCTTELMEFSDFSATQGSSQSSDSTIPVICTQDMSAESRSKVMFQQRVDESGIVLFVLSKAFAESKTCKQQVFYCEHRKRVVPLNYEHFEMPGWMSMLIGTSTFEDVQRTGYKDSLLSRVKKAFDPKEFEAEATKEAEFDNHVHDLKCSLPLKKCVYISGGTRFFYDKSEQICRAIGKSLAKIDYIGLATGGFFGVGKLVSRSFYDTRIQLKKPANTWHILPIKDYEDRSKQGSQNEDKTFRSVNFGETLFHGESVRDRENIVSQVFDICILIEGGPGAAHEAEQFAWSEHVVIPVKCTGGAAGGKFNVPEKIFKVPDGVSSDDWELLGDKNAGIDEIGDAVARIVVALQKKKESTNTSVLQASRKASFCKMKAISVDDEIRPSLD encoded by the exons ATGGCAGAAGCGCTTCCACCTG AAGAAAGCAATGGTACTCTAGCCAGTGGGGATGATGTACTTGTTGGCATATGCGTCACAAGTGAAACGATCGCCCAGCAGACTAGCAACGATGCAGAGACAATGTTAGGATTTATTTTAGCGAACATATCTACTACGGCGCAGTCAATGAGAGGACTCATGCACGTGCAATTGGATACACTTCCACAATCTTTCAAGTTCTATACCAAACAAGG ATGGCCTGTAGCATCAATACAAGAAGCTCTAATTAAAATTCAACATCTTATCAATGAAAACGGCGTCATTAAAATTCAGCCTGGATTTG TAGATCGGCCTAGAGTTGGAATTATTACGAAAGATGGAACTGCCTTAGGCTTTGTATTTGTCTCCAGCTTAACATTAATGGTTTCTGATCTCAGACGAGCTGTAGCCTCTCAG CTTGGTGGCAGGTCATGGTCATGTACTACAGATATAATCTTCTTAGATCGTAACCAATGGCCAATCTGCCCATCACAAGAATCTTCTTTATCAGTTCTTGATATCATATCTGGTGCTAGTGTTTATGTATTTGGTGCTGGTGCCGACAGACGAGAGGAGGTTGTTGAGCCAATGGAAGAAATAGACTCTTCAGACTCGCCTCCACAGAAGGTGCTTAAACC AACACCGACACGTGTACATAGTCATAGTCATCAACCATCAACTTCTTCTCTAACTGTTGTCAATCATTCTGCTTCAAAATCCCCTTCTTTGCCACGAACACAACCAAACTCACCTGTGCCATTTGAAAATGAGCAACTAGCCAAGGAAGTTGTGATTAGTTACGTTAGAGCAGAGGCAACACAATGTGCTTTGGATTTGAAAGAAGGTTTAGAAGAAGAGGGGTTCAGTGTTTATCTA GATGTACATGAGATACGATGTGGAACAGACTGGCAAGACAGTTTAAACTTTGCTGTTAGTAATTGTGAAGTATTTCTTCCACTCCTAACTCCAGCTTATGGTCAAACACAATGGACAAATAGAGAG ATCAAATTAGCAGATGTACTCGGGAAGTTTATAGTTCCAGTAAACTTTCTAGACACGTGGCCTCCTGGGTGTCTTGCTATTCAGTTTGCAACCACGCAGTTCATTGCATGGAAAAGGCCTGATCTTTCTAACG TTAAGTCTAAGAAACCACTATCAGACAACAGCGCATTtgggaaaatggcaaaatacTCCTCAG GCCAGTCAGGCAATGGAGAGAAAACGTATTCATGGGACATGACtgatatacaatatgtatctgGAGAAGTTGCTGAAAGGTTTAAAGATTTGAGGGACAAACAGACAGAGAATGGACTGACAAGGAGG GCCACAATGTTGAAGAGTTATGGTTCAGTTCTCCCAAATAGTGCTAGTAGGAGCTCATTTGTTACCATGGAGAGCAGAGAAGGAAAACCATTGGTTGTCATTGGTGTACATCCAAAGCAAGCATATTTC gcggatgaaattaaaaaattgtttgaaGGTGAGGGATATGAGGTATGGTGTACAACAGAACTAATGGAGTTCAGTGACTTCAGTGCTACACAAGGGTCTTCACAATCATCAG ATTCAACTATACCTGTAATCTGCACACAAGACATGTCAGCTGAGAGTCGGTCAAAGGTCATGTTTCAGCAGAGAGTGGATGAATCTGGTATAGTGTTATTTGTTCTTTCAAAGGCTTTTGCTGAATCAAAGACTTGCAAACAACAG gTGTTTTATTGCGAACATCGTAAACGTGTTGTACCTTTGAATTACGAACACTTTGAAATGCCTGGATGGATGTCCATGTTAATAGGAACAAGTACATTTGAG GATGTGCAGCGTACAGGGTATAAAGACTCCCTCTTGAGTCGAGTTAAGAAAGCATTTGATCCCAAGGAGTTTGAAGCGGAGGCTACTAAAGAGGCAGAATTTGATAATCAT GTGCACGACTTAAAATGCTCACTTCCCttgaaaaaatgtgtttacatcTCTGGAGGAACACGCTTTTTTTATGATAAAAGTGAACAGATCTGCCG AGCTATAGGTAAATCATTAGCAAAAATAGATTACATTGGTTTGGCAACAGGCGGTTTCTTTGGCGTTGGTAAACTAGTCTCTAGGAGTTTCTATGACACCAGAATACAGCTCAAGAAACCAGCAAATACATGGCATATACTACCAATCAAAGATTATGAA GACCGCAGTAAACAGGGTAGTCAAAACGAAGACAAGACATTTCGCAGTGTGAATTTTGGTGAAACATTGTTTCACGGTGAGAGTGTGCGAGACCGTGAGAACATTGTATCACAAGTATTTGACATCTGTATCCTTATTGAGG GAGGTCCAGGTGCAGCACACGAAGCCGAGCAGTTTGCATGGAGTGAGCATGTTGTCATTCCAGTCAAGTGCACTGGTGGAGCAGCTGGCGGAAAGTTTAATGTTCCTGAAAAAATATTCAAg GTACCAGATGGTGTAAGTTCAGATGACTGGGAGTTGCTAGGGGATAAAAATGCCGGAATTGATGAAATAGGAGACGCTGTTGCTAGGATAGTTGTAGCATTACAGAAGAAGAAAGAGTCAACAAACACATCAGTGTTACAAGCCAGCCGAAAAGCTAGCTTTTGTAAAATGAAAGCGATTAGTGTTGATGATGAAATTAGGCCAAGTCTTGATTAA
- the LOC140046862 gene encoding uncharacterized protein isoform X4 — MAEALPPEESNGTLASGDDVLVGICVTSETIAQQTSNDAETMLGFILANISTTAQSMRGLMHVQLDTLPQSFKFYTKQGWPVASIQEALIKIQHLINENGVIKIQPGFVDRPRVGIITKDGTALGFVFVSSLTLMVSDLRRAVASQLGGRSWSCTTDIIFLDRNQWPICPSQESSLSVLDIISGASVYVFGAGADRREEVVEPMEEIDSSDSPPQKVLKPTPTRVHSHSHQPSTSSLTVVNHSASKSPSLPRTQPNSPVPFENEQLAKEVVISYVRAEATQCALDLKEGLEEEGFSVYLDVHEIRCGTDWQDSLNFAVSNCEVFLPLLTPAYGQTQWTNREIKLADVLGKFIVPVNFLDTWPPGCLAIQFATTQFIAWKRPDLSNGQSGNGEKTYSWDMTDIQYVSGEVAERFKDLRDKQTENGLTRRATMLKSYGSVLPNSASRSSFVTMESREGKPLVVIGVHPKQAYFADEIKKLFEGEGYEVWCTTELMEFSDFSATQGSSQSSDSTIPVICTQDMSAESRSKVMFQQRVDESGIVLFVLSKAFAESKTCKQQVFYCEHRKRVVPLNYEHFEMPGWMSMLIGTSTFEDVQRTGYKDSLLSRVKKAFDPKEFEAEATKEAEFDNHVHDLKCSLPLKKCVYISGGTRFFYDKSEQICRAIGKSLAKIDYIGLATGGFFGVGKLVSRSFYDTRIQLKKPANTWHILPIKDYEDRSKQGSQNEDKTFRSVNFGETLFHGESVRDRENIVSQVFDICILIEGGPGAAHEAEQFAWSEHVVIPVKCTGGAAGGKFNVPEKIFKVPDGVSSDDWELLGDKNAGIDEIGDAVARIVVALQKKKESTNTSVLQASRKASFCKMKAISVDDEIRPSLD; from the exons ATGGCAGAAGCGCTTCCACCTG AAGAAAGCAATGGTACTCTAGCCAGTGGGGATGATGTACTTGTTGGCATATGCGTCACAAGTGAAACGATCGCCCAGCAGACTAGCAACGATGCAGAGACAATGTTAGGATTTATTTTAGCGAACATATCTACTACGGCGCAGTCAATGAGAGGACTCATGCACGTGCAATTGGATACACTTCCACAATCTTTCAAGTTCTATACCAAACAAGG ATGGCCTGTAGCATCAATACAAGAAGCTCTAATTAAAATTCAACATCTTATCAATGAAAACGGCGTCATTAAAATTCAGCCTGGATTTG TAGATCGGCCTAGAGTTGGAATTATTACGAAAGATGGAACTGCCTTAGGCTTTGTATTTGTCTCCAGCTTAACATTAATGGTTTCTGATCTCAGACGAGCTGTAGCCTCTCAG CTTGGTGGCAGGTCATGGTCATGTACTACAGATATAATCTTCTTAGATCGTAACCAATGGCCAATCTGCCCATCACAAGAATCTTCTTTATCAGTTCTTGATATCATATCTGGTGCTAGTGTTTATGTATTTGGTGCTGGTGCCGACAGACGAGAGGAGGTTGTTGAGCCAATGGAAGAAATAGACTCTTCAGACTCGCCTCCACAGAAGGTGCTTAAACC AACACCGACACGTGTACATAGTCATAGTCATCAACCATCAACTTCTTCTCTAACTGTTGTCAATCATTCTGCTTCAAAATCCCCTTCTTTGCCACGAACACAACCAAACTCACCTGTGCCATTTGAAAATGAGCAACTAGCCAAGGAAGTTGTGATTAGTTACGTTAGAGCAGAGGCAACACAATGTGCTTTGGATTTGAAAGAAGGTTTAGAAGAAGAGGGGTTCAGTGTTTATCTA GATGTACATGAGATACGATGTGGAACAGACTGGCAAGACAGTTTAAACTTTGCTGTTAGTAATTGTGAAGTATTTCTTCCACTCCTAACTCCAGCTTATGGTCAAACACAATGGACAAATAGAGAG ATCAAATTAGCAGATGTACTCGGGAAGTTTATAGTTCCAGTAAACTTTCTAGACACGTGGCCTCCTGGGTGTCTTGCTATTCAGTTTGCAACCACGCAGTTCATTGCATGGAAAAGGCCTGATCTTTCTAACG GCCAGTCAGGCAATGGAGAGAAAACGTATTCATGGGACATGACtgatatacaatatgtatctgGAGAAGTTGCTGAAAGGTTTAAAGATTTGAGGGACAAACAGACAGAGAATGGACTGACAAGGAGG GCCACAATGTTGAAGAGTTATGGTTCAGTTCTCCCAAATAGTGCTAGTAGGAGCTCATTTGTTACCATGGAGAGCAGAGAAGGAAAACCATTGGTTGTCATTGGTGTACATCCAAAGCAAGCATATTTC gcggatgaaattaaaaaattgtttgaaGGTGAGGGATATGAGGTATGGTGTACAACAGAACTAATGGAGTTCAGTGACTTCAGTGCTACACAAGGGTCTTCACAATCATCAG ATTCAACTATACCTGTAATCTGCACACAAGACATGTCAGCTGAGAGTCGGTCAAAGGTCATGTTTCAGCAGAGAGTGGATGAATCTGGTATAGTGTTATTTGTTCTTTCAAAGGCTTTTGCTGAATCAAAGACTTGCAAACAACAG gTGTTTTATTGCGAACATCGTAAACGTGTTGTACCTTTGAATTACGAACACTTTGAAATGCCTGGATGGATGTCCATGTTAATAGGAACAAGTACATTTGAG GATGTGCAGCGTACAGGGTATAAAGACTCCCTCTTGAGTCGAGTTAAGAAAGCATTTGATCCCAAGGAGTTTGAAGCGGAGGCTACTAAAGAGGCAGAATTTGATAATCAT GTGCACGACTTAAAATGCTCACTTCCCttgaaaaaatgtgtttacatcTCTGGAGGAACACGCTTTTTTTATGATAAAAGTGAACAGATCTGCCG AGCTATAGGTAAATCATTAGCAAAAATAGATTACATTGGTTTGGCAACAGGCGGTTTCTTTGGCGTTGGTAAACTAGTCTCTAGGAGTTTCTATGACACCAGAATACAGCTCAAGAAACCAGCAAATACATGGCATATACTACCAATCAAAGATTATGAA GACCGCAGTAAACAGGGTAGTCAAAACGAAGACAAGACATTTCGCAGTGTGAATTTTGGTGAAACATTGTTTCACGGTGAGAGTGTGCGAGACCGTGAGAACATTGTATCACAAGTATTTGACATCTGTATCCTTATTGAGG GAGGTCCAGGTGCAGCACACGAAGCCGAGCAGTTTGCATGGAGTGAGCATGTTGTCATTCCAGTCAAGTGCACTGGTGGAGCAGCTGGCGGAAAGTTTAATGTTCCTGAAAAAATATTCAAg GTACCAGATGGTGTAAGTTCAGATGACTGGGAGTTGCTAGGGGATAAAAATGCCGGAATTGATGAAATAGGAGACGCTGTTGCTAGGATAGTTGTAGCATTACAGAAGAAGAAAGAGTCAACAAACACATCAGTGTTACAAGCCAGCCGAAAAGCTAGCTTTTGTAAAATGAAAGCGATTAGTGTTGATGATGAAATTAGGCCAAGTCTTGATTAA
- the LOC140046862 gene encoding uncharacterized protein isoform X2, whose translation MAEALPPEESNGTLASGDDVLVGICVTSETIAQQTSNDAETMLGFILANISTTAQSMRGLMHVQLDTLPQSFKFYTKQGWPVASIQEALIKIQHLINENGVIKIQPGFDRPRVGIITKDGTALGFVFVSSLTLMVSDLRRAVASQLGGRSWSCTTDIIFLDRNQWPICPSQESSLSVLDIISGASVYVFGAGADRREEVVEPMEEIDSSDSPPQKVLKPTPTRVHSHSHQPSTSSLTVVNHSASKSPSLPRTQPNSPVPFENEQLAKEVVISYVRAEATQCALDLKEGLEEEGFSVYLDVHEIRCGTDWQDSLNFAVSNCEVFLPLLTPAYGQTQWTNREIKLADVLGKFIVPVNFLDTWPPGCLAIQFATTQFIAWKRPDLSNVKSKKPLSDNSAFGKMAKYSSETRTTKILMSSFHGKVISGQSGNGEKTYSWDMTDIQYVSGEVAERFKDLRDKQTENGLTRRATMLKSYGSVLPNSASRSSFVTMESREGKPLVVIGVHPKQAYFADEIKKLFEGEGYEVWCTTELMEFSDFSATQGSSQSSDSTIPVICTQDMSAESRSKVMFQQRVDESGIVLFVLSKAFAESKTCKQQVFYCEHRKRVVPLNYEHFEMPGWMSMLIGTSTFEDVQRTGYKDSLLSRVKKAFDPKEFEAEATKEAEFDNHVHDLKCSLPLKKCVYISGGTRFFYDKSEQICRAIGKSLAKIDYIGLATGGFFGVGKLVSRSFYDTRIQLKKPANTWHILPIKDYEDRSKQGSQNEDKTFRSVNFGETLFHGESVRDRENIVSQVFDICILIEGGPGAAHEAEQFAWSEHVVIPVKCTGGAAGGKFNVPEKIFKVPDGVSSDDWELLGDKNAGIDEIGDAVARIVVALQKKKESTNTSVLQASRKASFCKMKAISVDDEIRPSLD comes from the exons ATGGCAGAAGCGCTTCCACCTG AAGAAAGCAATGGTACTCTAGCCAGTGGGGATGATGTACTTGTTGGCATATGCGTCACAAGTGAAACGATCGCCCAGCAGACTAGCAACGATGCAGAGACAATGTTAGGATTTATTTTAGCGAACATATCTACTACGGCGCAGTCAATGAGAGGACTCATGCACGTGCAATTGGATACACTTCCACAATCTTTCAAGTTCTATACCAAACAAGG ATGGCCTGTAGCATCAATACAAGAAGCTCTAATTAAAATTCAACATCTTATCAATGAAAACGGCGTCATTAAAATTCAGCCTGGATTTG ATCGGCCTAGAGTTGGAATTATTACGAAAGATGGAACTGCCTTAGGCTTTGTATTTGTCTCCAGCTTAACATTAATGGTTTCTGATCTCAGACGAGCTGTAGCCTCTCAG CTTGGTGGCAGGTCATGGTCATGTACTACAGATATAATCTTCTTAGATCGTAACCAATGGCCAATCTGCCCATCACAAGAATCTTCTTTATCAGTTCTTGATATCATATCTGGTGCTAGTGTTTATGTATTTGGTGCTGGTGCCGACAGACGAGAGGAGGTTGTTGAGCCAATGGAAGAAATAGACTCTTCAGACTCGCCTCCACAGAAGGTGCTTAAACC AACACCGACACGTGTACATAGTCATAGTCATCAACCATCAACTTCTTCTCTAACTGTTGTCAATCATTCTGCTTCAAAATCCCCTTCTTTGCCACGAACACAACCAAACTCACCTGTGCCATTTGAAAATGAGCAACTAGCCAAGGAAGTTGTGATTAGTTACGTTAGAGCAGAGGCAACACAATGTGCTTTGGATTTGAAAGAAGGTTTAGAAGAAGAGGGGTTCAGTGTTTATCTA GATGTACATGAGATACGATGTGGAACAGACTGGCAAGACAGTTTAAACTTTGCTGTTAGTAATTGTGAAGTATTTCTTCCACTCCTAACTCCAGCTTATGGTCAAACACAATGGACAAATAGAGAG ATCAAATTAGCAGATGTACTCGGGAAGTTTATAGTTCCAGTAAACTTTCTAGACACGTGGCCTCCTGGGTGTCTTGCTATTCAGTTTGCAACCACGCAGTTCATTGCATGGAAAAGGCCTGATCTTTCTAACG TTAAGTCTAAGAAACCACTATCAGACAACAGCGCATTtgggaaaatggcaaaatacTCCTCAG AGACAAGGACTACAAAAATTCTGATGTCTTCCTTTCATGGGAAAGTTATATCAG GCCAGTCAGGCAATGGAGAGAAAACGTATTCATGGGACATGACtgatatacaatatgtatctgGAGAAGTTGCTGAAAGGTTTAAAGATTTGAGGGACAAACAGACAGAGAATGGACTGACAAGGAGG GCCACAATGTTGAAGAGTTATGGTTCAGTTCTCCCAAATAGTGCTAGTAGGAGCTCATTTGTTACCATGGAGAGCAGAGAAGGAAAACCATTGGTTGTCATTGGTGTACATCCAAAGCAAGCATATTTC gcggatgaaattaaaaaattgtttgaaGGTGAGGGATATGAGGTATGGTGTACAACAGAACTAATGGAGTTCAGTGACTTCAGTGCTACACAAGGGTCTTCACAATCATCAG ATTCAACTATACCTGTAATCTGCACACAAGACATGTCAGCTGAGAGTCGGTCAAAGGTCATGTTTCAGCAGAGAGTGGATGAATCTGGTATAGTGTTATTTGTTCTTTCAAAGGCTTTTGCTGAATCAAAGACTTGCAAACAACAG gTGTTTTATTGCGAACATCGTAAACGTGTTGTACCTTTGAATTACGAACACTTTGAAATGCCTGGATGGATGTCCATGTTAATAGGAACAAGTACATTTGAG GATGTGCAGCGTACAGGGTATAAAGACTCCCTCTTGAGTCGAGTTAAGAAAGCATTTGATCCCAAGGAGTTTGAAGCGGAGGCTACTAAAGAGGCAGAATTTGATAATCAT GTGCACGACTTAAAATGCTCACTTCCCttgaaaaaatgtgtttacatcTCTGGAGGAACACGCTTTTTTTATGATAAAAGTGAACAGATCTGCCG AGCTATAGGTAAATCATTAGCAAAAATAGATTACATTGGTTTGGCAACAGGCGGTTTCTTTGGCGTTGGTAAACTAGTCTCTAGGAGTTTCTATGACACCAGAATACAGCTCAAGAAACCAGCAAATACATGGCATATACTACCAATCAAAGATTATGAA GACCGCAGTAAACAGGGTAGTCAAAACGAAGACAAGACATTTCGCAGTGTGAATTTTGGTGAAACATTGTTTCACGGTGAGAGTGTGCGAGACCGTGAGAACATTGTATCACAAGTATTTGACATCTGTATCCTTATTGAGG GAGGTCCAGGTGCAGCACACGAAGCCGAGCAGTTTGCATGGAGTGAGCATGTTGTCATTCCAGTCAAGTGCACTGGTGGAGCAGCTGGCGGAAAGTTTAATGTTCCTGAAAAAATATTCAAg GTACCAGATGGTGTAAGTTCAGATGACTGGGAGTTGCTAGGGGATAAAAATGCCGGAATTGATGAAATAGGAGACGCTGTTGCTAGGATAGTTGTAGCATTACAGAAGAAGAAAGAGTCAACAAACACATCAGTGTTACAAGCCAGCCGAAAAGCTAGCTTTTGTAAAATGAAAGCGATTAGTGTTGATGATGAAATTAGGCCAAGTCTTGATTAA